The Candidatus Alcyoniella australis genome window below encodes:
- a CDS encoding alkaline phosphatase family protein has protein sequence MLIRTLLRHRRLLISSAVLLALGLVLLFIVQQRFFADDAELQSLELQTMHSQFEGRLPIDNQTLPREVPQITPHALKYGRDDNQVILLGLDGADWRYVGPMIDAGLLPNMRELLAVGAAGILSTDHAYSPTSWTTIATGRPAEVHGITPDIDVEQAWGAMDVEPQEIKVRRIWEIAREHDRTIAVYDYYFCRKRPYGPWGWIPNLPIQGGRKDLPPEIKLGDCPKHDPERDPDRLRTKACILGQKSTDLTVILCSETDAAAHCGVFAWLRRWRPDLFQDDVRVARQSNDDVLTSTWIEIDRGLGELWHNRPPGSHMVICSDHGFGIPKLDDLHATFSDSFLHFLGLKREQLEQGDRVKAQTPFGTLRVKLHHRIDQMPVVHLAGAEHPESILLHLEQLELTPTGATPQGWRIKLRAALSLDLGPHSVKSIDLKPEESGRLLIIPRKEALLGTLIHGRDEGTSAVDVIFQTGEHHPDDQGIVLIAGPRVRPGARIVDADLLDITPTLLYLLGLPVGRDMEGRVLSEAFEPRRMQAKPVSFIQTHETSPVQRDPLRIKTFEISVDEMDPQTVERLRSIGYLQ, from the coding sequence ATGCTGATCAGAACACTGCTAAGACATCGTCGGCTGCTGATATCCTCGGCCGTGCTGCTGGCGCTGGGCCTAGTGCTGCTTTTCATCGTGCAGCAACGCTTTTTCGCCGATGACGCCGAACTCCAGAGCCTTGAGCTACAAACGATGCATTCGCAGTTCGAGGGACGGCTGCCGATCGATAATCAGACCCTACCGCGCGAGGTGCCGCAGATAACGCCCCACGCTCTGAAATACGGCCGGGACGACAATCAGGTGATCTTGCTGGGTCTCGACGGCGCGGACTGGCGTTACGTCGGGCCGATGATCGACGCCGGACTGCTGCCGAACATGCGCGAGCTGTTGGCCGTGGGCGCGGCTGGAATTCTCAGCACCGACCATGCCTACTCCCCCACCAGCTGGACCACAATCGCCACCGGCCGACCGGCCGAGGTCCACGGGATCACCCCGGACATCGACGTGGAGCAGGCCTGGGGCGCGATGGACGTCGAACCTCAGGAAATCAAGGTCCGCAGGATCTGGGAGATCGCCCGCGAGCATGATCGCACCATCGCGGTTTACGATTACTACTTCTGCCGCAAGCGGCCTTACGGGCCGTGGGGCTGGATTCCCAACCTGCCGATACAGGGCGGCCGCAAAGACCTGCCGCCCGAGATCAAGCTCGGCGATTGTCCCAAACACGACCCTGAGCGCGACCCGGATCGGCTGCGCACCAAGGCCTGCATTCTCGGGCAGAAGTCCACCGACCTGACTGTAATCCTCTGCTCCGAGACCGACGCGGCCGCACACTGCGGAGTGTTCGCCTGGCTCAGGCGTTGGCGACCCGACCTGTTCCAGGATGACGTCAGGGTGGCCAGGCAATCGAACGACGACGTGCTGACCTCGACCTGGATCGAGATCGACCGCGGGCTGGGCGAGCTGTGGCACAACCGCCCACCGGGCAGCCACATGGTGATTTGCTCTGATCACGGCTTCGGCATCCCCAAACTCGACGATCTGCACGCCACGTTCAGCGATTCGTTCCTGCACTTCCTTGGCCTTAAACGCGAACAGCTCGAGCAGGGCGACCGGGTTAAGGCCCAGACTCCCTTCGGCACACTACGGGTCAAACTGCACCATCGGATTGACCAGATGCCCGTAGTGCACTTGGCCGGCGCGGAGCACCCGGAGAGTATTCTGCTGCATCTGGAACAGCTCGAGCTGACCCCGACCGGCGCCACGCCCCAGGGCTGGCGCATCAAACTCAGAGCGGCGCTGAGTTTGGACCTCGGGCCGCACAGCGTTAAGAGCATCGATCTCAAGCCCGAGGAATCGGGCAGGCTGCTGATCATACCGCGTAAGGAGGCACTGCTCGGGACCCTGATCCATGGCCGGGATGAAGGAACCTCGGCTGTCGACGTAATATTTCAGACCGGCGAGCACCATCCGGACGACCAAGGAATCGTATTAATTGCCGGACCGCGGGTCAGGCCCGGCGCGCGCATCGTCGACGCCGACCTGCTCGACATCACGCCCACGCTGCTCTACCTGCTGGGCCTGCCCGTGGGTCGCGACATGGAGGGGCGGGTGCTCAGCGAGGCGTTCGAGCCGCGCCGGATGCAGGCCAAACCCGTGAGTTTCATCCAGACCCACGAGACCTCGCCGGTGCAGCGCGATCCACTGCGCATCAAGACGTTCGAAATCAGCGTCGATGAAATGGACCCGCAAACCGTGGAGCGGCTGCGCAGCATCGGCTATCTGCAATGA
- a CDS encoding outer membrane beta-barrel protein, producing MRLPSKISATIIVLCISVLLCAGSAQARSEKKERKGHVIVSFGVSAYQGSDTQGIGWLAEVGAGYQFNDYFSLMATTGYGQYGVEDTRSGHDGTRRVEFIPLMLTATVDLAPNFPINPYLSAGGGTTFSRFAGDDQWEASPSLQAGGGVNISAGPLGFSVGANYIIQDVSDFSEGYWSYGVGGGAGFSAAF from the coding sequence ATGAGGCTTCCTTCCAAAATATCGGCGACGATCATCGTGCTGTGCATCAGCGTGCTGCTCTGCGCGGGCAGCGCCCAGGCGCGCTCGGAAAAGAAGGAGCGCAAGGGGCACGTAATCGTCAGCTTCGGCGTTTCGGCCTACCAGGGCAGCGACACCCAGGGCATCGGCTGGCTGGCCGAGGTCGGCGCGGGATACCAGTTCAACGACTACTTCTCGCTGATGGCGACCACGGGTTACGGCCAGTACGGTGTCGAGGATACTCGCAGCGGTCACGACGGCACGCGCCGCGTCGAATTCATCCCCCTGATGCTCACGGCCACCGTGGACCTGGCCCCGAACTTCCCGATCAACCCCTATCTCTCGGCGGGCGGCGGCACTACGTTCTCGAGGTTCGCGGGGGATGATCAGTGGGAGGCATCGCCCTCGCTGCAGGCGGGCGGCGGCGTGAACATCAGCGCCGGGCCGTTGGGTTTCTCGGTGGGCGCCAACTACATCATCCAGGACGTGTCCGACTTCTCCGAGGGCTACTGGTCCTACGGTGTGGGGGGCGGGGCAGGCTTCTCGGCGGCGTTCTAA
- a CDS encoding response regulator, whose translation MPKRILVVDDDKNIGQILYASFNSKGYETIVAKNGEDALTKFEELRPDLVLLDVLLPKMNGWEVCRKIKEGENSSTPVILMSAIYKSYKLQADARQKYGADDFVEKPFQLSKLLEKIYSFIGEGDAQVEDENEQEQAQQASSEKTEDPGVLEPNVLLEGDLDKIPFPQLLHSLYVLNKTGSLNIQTDGIEKEVAIKEGYPVSVSTNIESEYFGNFLVRLRKITPEICAESVERLKTANRLQGTILIEMGELTPNELVYYLRLQMREKLFEIFSWRSGNYRFVEDPTITGDISQIDMSVANVINEGVRRHYDMNRLLPLIEPHDDQYVALGSDLFYRLQDLELTPTESRMLDAIDGTQALSNVMATSGLDMQRSYQIIYALWAAGMIEFRAAATKPGDEEQSVRPTPSPKDDTPPEPDAKQPAESAPTAKPKKQVVEKGAEEPTTEEAQVRRKVYAMWQRVQSDNHFEVLGIGDEEPTESDVRAAYHRLAKDFHPDRFFGKASKDVRDRVEEIFRRVLKSYEALQTQKHIDSYLAKIKGKEEEAPKTDSRIEGVKKIIMAERLFQEGQALVKERRYLKASEVFRKATEISPSEAEYLAHLGWALYNVPRERDTEETEEVQKKSKEDLADYMFQGREFLNRAVTINPRAEKAYLYLGHVYKDQGLKEFAEKQFEKALICNPNCVDALRELRLIKLEAQKAEEPKTAKERLARWLKGKVKN comes from the coding sequence ATGCCCAAGCGCATTCTCGTCGTGGATGACGACAAAAACATCGGCCAGATTCTGTACGCCTCGTTCAACTCCAAAGGCTACGAAACCATCGTCGCTAAAAACGGCGAGGATGCCTTGACCAAATTCGAGGAACTCCGGCCCGATCTTGTGCTGCTCGACGTGCTGCTTCCCAAGATGAACGGTTGGGAAGTCTGTCGTAAAATCAAGGAAGGCGAGAACAGCAGCACGCCCGTGATCCTGATGAGCGCGATCTACAAAAGCTACAAGCTTCAAGCCGATGCCCGTCAGAAATACGGCGCCGACGACTTCGTCGAAAAACCGTTTCAGCTGAGCAAGCTGCTGGAAAAGATCTACTCGTTCATCGGTGAGGGGGACGCTCAGGTCGAGGACGAGAACGAGCAGGAACAGGCCCAGCAGGCGTCGAGCGAAAAGACCGAGGACCCCGGGGTCCTTGAGCCCAACGTGCTGCTCGAAGGCGATCTAGACAAAATCCCCTTCCCCCAGCTGTTGCACAGTCTCTACGTGCTGAACAAGACCGGCTCGCTCAATATCCAGACCGACGGCATCGAGAAAGAAGTAGCAATTAAAGAAGGCTATCCGGTCTCGGTTTCGACCAATATCGAGTCGGAGTACTTCGGCAACTTCCTGGTCCGTCTGCGCAAGATCACCCCCGAGATCTGCGCCGAGTCGGTGGAACGACTCAAGACCGCCAACCGGCTGCAGGGCACGATCCTGATCGAGATGGGGGAGCTGACTCCCAACGAGCTGGTCTACTACCTCCGACTGCAAATGCGCGAAAAGCTGTTCGAGATCTTCTCCTGGCGCAGCGGCAATTACCGCTTTGTCGAGGATCCCACGATCACCGGCGACATCTCCCAGATCGATATGTCCGTGGCCAACGTGATCAACGAGGGTGTCAGGCGACACTACGATATGAACCGGCTGTTGCCGCTGATCGAGCCCCACGACGATCAGTACGTTGCCCTGGGTTCGGACCTGTTCTACCGCCTGCAAGACCTCGAGCTGACTCCGACCGAGAGCCGGATGCTCGACGCGATCGACGGCACCCAGGCTCTGTCCAACGTGATGGCGACTTCCGGCCTGGACATGCAACGCTCATATCAGATCATCTACGCATTGTGGGCTGCCGGAATGATCGAGTTCCGCGCTGCGGCAACCAAGCCCGGCGACGAAGAACAATCGGTCCGGCCGACCCCCAGCCCCAAAGACGATACGCCTCCCGAGCCCGACGCCAAACAGCCGGCCGAATCCGCACCCACGGCAAAGCCTAAAAAGCAAGTTGTTGAGAAGGGCGCCGAGGAGCCGACAACCGAGGAGGCGCAGGTCCGGCGTAAGGTCTACGCGATGTGGCAGCGGGTGCAATCGGACAACCATTTCGAGGTGTTGGGGATCGGCGACGAGGAACCGACCGAGAGCGACGTGCGCGCGGCCTATCATCGGCTGGCCAAGGATTTCCACCCCGACCGCTTCTTCGGCAAGGCCAGCAAAGATGTTCGCGATCGGGTCGAGGAAATCTTCCGCCGGGTGCTCAAATCGTACGAGGCGCTGCAAACCCAAAAGCACATCGACTCCTACCTGGCCAAGATCAAGGGCAAGGAGGAGGAGGCGCCCAAGACCGACTCGCGCATCGAGGGCGTAAAAAAGATCATCATGGCCGAGCGGTTATTCCAAGAGGGACAGGCGCTGGTCAAGGAACGTCGCTATCTCAAGGCCTCGGAGGTCTTTCGCAAGGCCACCGAGATCAGCCCCAGCGAGGCCGAATACCTCGCGCACCTGGGTTGGGCCTTGTACAACGTCCCCCGCGAGCGCGACACCGAGGAGACCGAAGAGGTCCAGAAAAAATCCAAGGAAGATCTCGCCGACTACATGTTCCAGGGCCGCGAGTTCCTCAACCGCGCCGTGACGATCAATCCGCGGGCCGAGAAGGCCTACCTCTACCTCGGCCATGTCTACAAAGATCAGGGACTCAAGGAATTTGCAGAGAAGCAGTTCGAGAAGGCGTTGATCTGCAATCCCAACTGCGTGGACGCGTTGCGCGAACTGCGGCTGATCAAGCTCGAGGCCCAAAAGGCCGAGGAGCCCAAGACGGCCAAAGAAAGACTCGCGCGCTGGCTTAAAGGCAAGGTTAAAAACTAG
- the gatA gene encoding Asp-tRNA(Asn)/Glu-tRNA(Gln) amidotransferase subunit GatA — MSTDYWNLGVAQTSALLNSGGLGAVELTQALLERAQQLDPQLNSFIRFEPERALEMARRAQQMIDQGRGGPLTGVPLGVKDNFCVPGSPTTCASPILDGFVPFYHSTVTQRLEDAGAVFLGRTNMDEFAMGSSTETSCFGPTRNPWDLERVPGGSSGGSAAAIAARLCPAALGTDTGGSVRQPAALCGIVGLKPTYGRVSRYGIVAYASSLDQAGVLTRSVRDAALMLQQIAGLDTRDATCADRPLPDLIAACDHDVRGLKIGVPEEYFVGGLDPQIEKLVREALDVLRGLGAEVLPVSLPHTQYAIAAYYIVAPAECSSNLARYDGMRYGLRCQDDDLRRTYMRSRSAGFGREVKRRIMLGTFALSSGYYDAYYGRAQRTRTLIRNDFLRAFEQVDLLATPTSPSTAFRIGERLDDPLTMYLSDVYTISVNLAGLPAISLPCGMAQGLPAGLQLIGRPFDEPTLLKVGDALESATQHHLGTPPMAQPNADAR, encoded by the coding sequence GCTCGACCCGCAGCTCAACAGCTTCATCCGTTTCGAGCCCGAACGCGCGCTGGAGATGGCGCGGCGCGCCCAGCAGATGATCGACCAGGGCCGGGGCGGGCCGCTGACTGGAGTGCCGCTGGGAGTCAAAGACAACTTTTGCGTGCCCGGCAGCCCAACCACCTGCGCCAGCCCGATCCTCGATGGCTTCGTGCCGTTCTACCACTCGACGGTCACGCAGCGGCTCGAGGACGCGGGCGCGGTATTCCTGGGCCGGACCAACATGGACGAGTTCGCCATGGGCAGCTCGACCGAGACCTCGTGCTTCGGCCCGACGCGCAACCCCTGGGACCTCGAACGCGTGCCCGGCGGCAGCTCGGGCGGCAGCGCGGCCGCCATCGCGGCGCGGCTGTGCCCGGCGGCCCTGGGGACCGACACCGGCGGGTCCGTGCGCCAACCCGCGGCGCTGTGCGGCATTGTCGGACTCAAGCCGACCTACGGCCGGGTCAGCCGCTACGGCATCGTGGCCTACGCCTCGAGCCTGGACCAGGCCGGAGTGTTGACGCGCAGCGTGCGCGACGCGGCGCTGATGTTGCAGCAGATCGCCGGACTCGATACGCGCGACGCGACGTGCGCCGACCGGCCGCTGCCCGATCTGATTGCGGCGTGCGACCACGACGTGCGCGGCTTAAAGATCGGCGTACCCGAGGAGTACTTTGTCGGCGGGCTCGACCCGCAAATCGAGAAGCTGGTGCGCGAGGCGCTGGACGTGCTGCGCGGGCTGGGCGCCGAAGTGCTGCCCGTGAGTCTGCCGCATACCCAATATGCGATTGCCGCCTACTACATCGTGGCGCCGGCCGAGTGCTCGAGCAATTTGGCGCGCTACGACGGCATGCGCTACGGGCTGCGCTGCCAAGACGACGACCTGCGCCGGACCTACATGCGCTCGCGCTCCGCGGGCTTTGGCCGCGAGGTCAAGCGCCGGATCATGCTCGGCACCTTCGCCCTGAGCTCGGGCTACTACGACGCCTACTACGGCCGGGCCCAACGCACGCGCACGCTGATCCGCAACGACTTCCTGCGGGCCTTCGAGCAGGTCGACCTGCTGGCCACGCCCACCAGCCCCAGCACCGCGTTTCGTATCGGCGAACGGCTGGACGACCCGCTGACCATGTACCTCTCCGACGTCTACACGATCTCGGTCAACCTCGCCGGGCTGCCGGCGATCAGCCTGCCCTGCGGCATGGCCCAGGGTCTGCCCGCAGGCCTGCAATTGATCGGACGCCCCTTTGACGAGCCGACGCTGCTCAAGGTCGGCGACGCCCTGGAGTCGGCCACGCAACACCATCTGGGTACGCCGCCGATGGCTCAACCAAACGCGGACGCGCGATGA
- the mtnA gene encoding S-methyl-5-thioribose-1-phosphate isomerase codes for MSFFTVAWKHKRDGGPAVILLDQLKLPLDEVYRDFTSVEQVADAIRTMVVRGAPAIGITAAMGVALAACTTEADDGVQLLAKLDPAIELLAATRPTAVNLFWALERMRGRAQREAPQGVDAMRAALIEEAQMILDEDVAACRAMGRLGAELVPQGAGVLTHCNAGALATGGYGTALGVIRAAHEAGKAIHVFSDETRPYLQGSRLTVWELMQDKIPVTLLCDNTAGAMMARGKIGLVVVGADRIAANGDTANKIGTYSLAVLAAHHGIPFLVAAPTSTIDLSLQSGEQIPIERRSAEEVIKINGQYIAPPDADAAHLAFDVTPAALITAIVTERGLARPPNEETLAAIMG; via the coding sequence ATGTCGTTTTTCACCGTGGCCTGGAAACACAAGCGTGACGGCGGTCCGGCCGTAATTCTGCTCGACCAGCTCAAGCTGCCGCTGGACGAAGTCTATCGCGACTTCACCAGCGTCGAGCAAGTAGCGGACGCGATCCGCACGATGGTCGTACGCGGCGCGCCGGCGATCGGCATCACCGCGGCAATGGGCGTGGCCCTGGCCGCCTGCACCACCGAGGCGGACGACGGAGTGCAGTTGCTGGCAAAGCTCGATCCGGCGATCGAGCTGCTGGCCGCCACGCGCCCCACTGCGGTCAACCTGTTCTGGGCTCTGGAGCGGATGCGCGGCCGGGCGCAGCGCGAGGCGCCGCAGGGCGTGGACGCGATGCGCGCGGCCCTGATCGAGGAGGCCCAGATGATCCTTGACGAGGATGTTGCCGCCTGCCGCGCCATGGGACGGCTGGGCGCCGAGTTGGTGCCGCAGGGCGCGGGCGTGCTGACCCACTGCAACGCCGGGGCGCTGGCTACCGGCGGCTACGGCACGGCCCTGGGCGTGATCCGCGCGGCCCACGAGGCGGGCAAGGCGATTCACGTCTTTTCCGACGAGACCCGCCCCTACCTTCAGGGCTCGCGGCTGACCGTCTGGGAACTGATGCAAGATAAGATCCCGGTGACATTACTGTGCGACAACACCGCCGGCGCAATGATGGCCCGCGGCAAGATCGGACTGGTGGTGGTCGGCGCGGATCGCATCGCGGCCAACGGCGACACGGCGAACAAGATCGGCACCTACTCGCTGGCCGTGCTCGCGGCGCACCACGGCATTCCGTTCCTGGTGGCGGCTCCGACCTCGACCATCGACCTCTCTCTGCAAAGCGGGGAGCAGATCCCCATCGAGCGCCGCAGCGCCGAAGAGGTGATCAAAATCAACGGACAATACATTGCGCCGCCGGACGCCGATGCTGCGCATTTGGCGTTTGACGTCACACCAGCCGCATTGATCACCGCAATCGTTACCGAGCGCGGCCTTGCCAGACCACCGAACGAGGAGACCCTGGCCGCTATAATGGGCTGA
- a CDS encoding alkaline phosphatase family protein, protein MSRLQAVNGYSSTPRRTTAATAVFLLGCAWLLGGCSDQALQVGLDNPDPIVNGLEPGWRPFDHQLLPARRVPAVEPRPLTHAPDSNELVILGLDGADWRILEPLIAAGLLPNLERLLAGGAAGVLKTDYAYSPTSWTTIATGRVPVVHGVTPDKQMSWFAINVEPREIKVRRIWEMARDYGRTIAVYDFFFCRVRPAGDWGWIPHVPTWEPNELPEGLNLQGCATSADNKELEHLFLKACLLGKRHTDLTLILSIETDAAGHQGMLGWMRRWHPELFAPDDSVPSPQGDDPLTATWTKADAALGEIWRNRPPGSHLLICSDHGFGEPEASYYQALLGPGTLEALGLDRRVLEDGGDLFSHDTPYGKLEFAQRWELGSAPVARFVDREQAEKAWIGLEMLVLRAPIWRGAGWIDQLGSALRDELGEQFELLELRRLDRRTVLVTPRVDQMQQFLVHRQRPEQSNAVIASFLSGTHHSGDDGVVLLVGPKVRPGARIEGAELVDIAPTALYLLGMPVADDLDGRVLTEAFDPRKLAQSPIRRVETYETTPVQRDPLSIEGGRVGDQDVNPALVQRLKSLGYLQ, encoded by the coding sequence ATGAGCCGTCTTCAGGCTGTAAACGGATATTCATCGACTCCGCGCCGGACAACTGCCGCGACCGCCGTGTTCTTGCTCGGCTGCGCCTGGTTGCTCGGGGGATGCTCGGACCAGGCGTTGCAGGTCGGCCTGGACAATCCCGACCCAATCGTCAACGGCCTGGAACCAGGCTGGCGCCCCTTTGACCATCAGCTGCTGCCGGCCAGGCGGGTGCCTGCGGTCGAGCCGCGGCCTCTGACCCACGCTCCGGACTCCAACGAACTGGTGATCCTCGGATTGGACGGGGCCGACTGGCGGATCCTCGAGCCGCTGATCGCAGCCGGGCTGCTGCCCAACCTCGAGCGGCTGCTCGCCGGCGGCGCCGCGGGCGTGCTCAAGACCGACTACGCCTACTCTCCCACCAGTTGGACCACCATCGCCACCGGCCGCGTGCCCGTGGTCCACGGCGTGACTCCGGACAAACAGATGTCGTGGTTCGCGATCAACGTTGAGCCGCGCGAGATCAAGGTCCGGCGCATCTGGGAAATGGCGCGGGATTACGGCCGGACCATCGCGGTCTACGACTTCTTCTTCTGCCGCGTGCGGCCCGCCGGCGACTGGGGCTGGATTCCGCACGTGCCGACCTGGGAGCCCAACGAGCTGCCCGAGGGACTGAACCTCCAGGGCTGCGCGACATCGGCCGACAATAAAGAGCTCGAGCACCTGTTCCTCAAGGCCTGCCTGCTGGGCAAACGCCATACCGACCTGACGTTGATACTCTCGATCGAGACCGACGCCGCGGGCCATCAGGGGATGCTGGGCTGGATGCGGCGCTGGCACCCCGAGCTGTTCGCACCCGACGATTCCGTGCCCTCGCCGCAGGGGGACGACCCGCTGACAGCCACCTGGACCAAGGCCGACGCGGCCCTGGGCGAGATCTGGCGCAACCGACCCCCGGGCAGCCATCTGCTGATCTGCTCGGACCACGGCTTTGGCGAACCCGAGGCATCGTACTATCAGGCACTGCTCGGGCCGGGGACCCTCGAGGCGTTGGGTCTGGACCGCCGCGTGCTCGAGGATGGGGGCGATCTTTTTTCGCACGATACGCCCTACGGCAAACTGGAGTTCGCGCAGCGCTGGGAGCTGGGCAGCGCGCCCGTGGCTCGTTTCGTCGACCGCGAACAGGCCGAAAAGGCCTGGATCGGGCTGGAGATGCTCGTTTTGCGCGCGCCGATCTGGCGCGGGGCGGGCTGGATCGATCAGCTGGGGTCCGCCCTACGCGATGAGTTGGGCGAACAATTCGAACTGCTCGAGCTTCGGCGGCTGGACCGCCGAACGGTGCTCGTCACACCGCGTGTGGATCAGATGCAACAATTCCTGGTCCACCGGCAGCGGCCCGAGCAGAGCAACGCGGTAATCGCCTCGTTCCTCTCGGGCACGCACCACAGCGGTGACGACGGCGTGGTGCTGCTCGTCGGGCCCAAAGTCAGGCCCGGGGCGCGGATCGAGGGCGCGGAACTGGTCGACATCGCGCCGACCGCCCTGTACCTGCTGGGCATGCCCGTTGCCGACGATTTGGACGGCCGCGTGCTGACCGAGGCGTTCGATCCGCGAAAGCTGGCGCAAAGCCCGATACGCCGCGTCGAGACCTACGAGACCACGCCGGTCCAGCGCGACCCGCTGAGCATCGAGGGCGGCCGGGTCGGCGACCAGGACGTTAATCCCGCGTTGGTGCAACGGCTTAAGAGTTTAGGATATTTACAATGA
- the gatB gene encoding Asp-tRNA(Asn)/Glu-tRNA(Gln) amidotransferase subunit GatB — protein sequence MKYETVIGLEVHAQLRTRSKIFCGCSTQFGATPNTNVCPVCLGMPGSLPMLNQAVVGMALKVALATNCSIAQRSVFARKNYFYPDLPKGYQISQYELPLARDGALNVIGEHGESARIGINRIHLEEDAGKNVHPPHDLSHSLVDLNRTGVPLIEIVSEPQISSPEQAANYMREMRRLLRYLGVCDGNMEQGSLRCDANVSLRPVGQVQLGKRSEIKNLNSFRNVQRALQFEVERQAALLDAGGTVEVETRLFDVERGITLPMRSKEEAHDYRYFPDPDLPPLLVDQPWIERMRNELPQLPWERQERFCKRLGLSADDAALLCAEKATADYFEAVTACGVDPKSAANWVMSEVLREVTTPEELPQLKLTPQALAELIRMIGDGTISGKIAKQVFKQVVDQGGSPAQLVEQGGLGVISDEAQLERLADQVLEANPGQVAQYRAGKDKLIGFFIGQAMAASKGKADPATLRRIIQDKLRG from the coding sequence ATGAAGTACGAAACCGTTATCGGCCTGGAGGTGCACGCGCAGCTGCGCACGCGCAGCAAGATCTTCTGCGGCTGCTCCACGCAATTCGGCGCGACTCCAAACACCAACGTCTGCCCGGTCTGCCTGGGCATGCCCGGATCGCTGCCAATGCTCAACCAGGCGGTGGTGGGCATGGCTCTCAAGGTCGCCCTGGCCACGAATTGCTCCATTGCGCAGCGCTCGGTGTTCGCGCGCAAAAACTACTTCTACCCCGACCTGCCCAAGGGCTACCAGATCAGCCAGTACGAGCTGCCGCTGGCCCGGGACGGCGCACTGAACGTCATTGGCGAGCACGGCGAATCGGCTCGCATCGGCATCAACCGCATCCACCTCGAGGAGGACGCGGGCAAGAATGTCCACCCGCCGCACGATCTTTCGCACAGCCTGGTCGACCTCAACCGCACCGGGGTGCCGCTGATCGAGATCGTCAGCGAGCCGCAGATCTCCAGCCCGGAGCAGGCCGCGAACTACATGCGCGAAATGCGGCGGCTGCTGCGCTACCTCGGGGTCTGCGACGGCAACATGGAGCAAGGATCGCTGCGCTGCGACGCCAACGTCTCGCTACGGCCCGTGGGCCAAGTCCAGCTTGGCAAGCGCAGCGAGATCAAGAACCTCAACAGCTTTCGCAACGTGCAGCGCGCATTGCAGTTCGAGGTCGAGCGTCAGGCCGCGCTGCTCGACGCGGGCGGCACGGTGGAAGTCGAGACGCGACTGTTCGACGTGGAGCGCGGCATCACTTTGCCGATGCGCTCCAAGGAGGAGGCGCACGACTACCGCTACTTCCCGGACCCGGATCTGCCGCCGCTGCTGGTCGACCAGCCCTGGATCGAACGCATGCGCAACGAGCTGCCCCAGCTGCCCTGGGAGCGGCAGGAGCGCTTTTGCAAGCGGCTGGGACTATCCGCGGATGACGCGGCGCTGCTTTGCGCGGAAAAGGCCACGGCCGACTACTTCGAGGCGGTAACCGCCTGCGGCGTCGACCCCAAATCGGCTGCCAACTGGGTGATGAGCGAGGTGCTGCGCGAGGTGACGACGCCCGAGGAGCTGCCGCAGCTCAAATTGACGCCCCAGGCCCTGGCCGAACTGATCCGGATGATCGGCGATGGTACGATAAGCGGAAAGATCGCCAAACAGGTCTTCAAGCAGGTCGTGGACCAAGGCGGCAGCCCCGCGCAGCTGGTCGAACAAGGCGGGCTGGGCGTGATCAGCGACGAGGCGCAGCTTGAGCGGCTGGCCGATCAGGTGCTGGAGGCGAATCCGGGCCAGGTCGCGCAGTATCGCGCGGGCAAGGATAAATTGATCGGCTTCTTCATCGGTCAGGCGATGGCCGCCAGCAAGGGCAAGGCCGATCCCGCGACCCTGCGGCGGATTATCCAGGACAAGCTTAGGGGGTGA